The DNA sequence GCGGTCCATGGCGTGCAGTTCCATCCGGAAAGTTTTCTGACGCATGAAGGAATCACGCTGCTGAAAAATTTCCTGCAGTTGCCCGCGGAAGAACTCACCAGCGCTTGAACCAGAGAGGGAGGCATTCCTAATGCTGTCTGTCCAGGAAGCATTCAATCAGATTCTCAAAACAGTCCGACCCACGACTCCCCAACGTTGCTCATTGTTTGAAGCCACGCATGGTGTGCTGGCGGAAGATGCCGTCAGTGATGTCAATATTCCCCCGTTCGATAAGGCACTGATGGATGGCTTTGCCGTTCGCAGCTGCGACGTGCCTGAGGGAACCGGGACCCTGCAGATTCAGGAAGTCATCTACGCGGGTTCGGTGCCCAGTCAGTCCCTGGAGGCGGGACAGACGTCACAGATCATGACCGGCGCTCCACTGCCGGAAGGTGCGGACGCTGTGATTCAGATCGAGCATTGTGAGATCAACGAATCCGAGCAGACGGTGCGGATTAAAACGACGCCCGTCGAACCGGGTAAGAATATGCTTTACCGGTCTTCGGTGCTGGAAGAAGGGGCGACCGTGGTCAAAGCGGGTGCGTATCTTCGCGCCCAGGAGATCGGCGCGCTGGCCGAAACCGGCAGTCCCCAGATTCCGGTTCGGATGCGGCCCTCCGTGGCGATTCTGGCGACCGGTGATGAACTTGTGCCGCCGGAAGAGCGTCCCCAGGCGGGACAGATTCGTAATTCGAATGAAGTCATGCTGCATTCCCAGATCCTGCAGGCCGATGCCCGACCTGTACCGCTGGGAATCGCCCGCGACGAACGCGACCAGCTACGCGAGAAAATCCGGGAAGGTCTCAAGAGCGACTTTTTGCTGCTCTCCGGCGGTGTTTCTGCCGGGGAACTGGACCTGGTCCCCTCGGAGTTGGATGCAGCCGGCGTGAAACAGGTATTTCACAAGGTGAATCTGAAGCCGGGCAAGCCGCTCTGGTTTGGGCTTCTGGAGCGTGAGACTGGTTCGCCCTGCTACATTTTCGGTCTGCCCGGGAACCCGGTGAGTAGTATGGTCTGCTTCGAACTTTTTGTACGCTCCGCGTTGCGACAGTTCCTCGGTGATCCCCATCCGATGCCCCGGAAATTGAGAGCACGGCTGACGGCGGACTTTCAGTCGCGAGGGGATCGCCCCACTTATCAACCTGCTCGCGTCGAGTGGTCAGAAGGGGTGGCGTTCGTAACTCCATTGAAATCAATGGGTTCTGCGGATTTGCATGCAACAGTGGCCGCGAATGCAGTCGCGCTGTTCTCTACG is a window from the Gimesia benthica genome containing:
- a CDS encoding molybdopterin molybdotransferase MoeA; this encodes MLSVQEAFNQILKTVRPTTPQRCSLFEATHGVLAEDAVSDVNIPPFDKALMDGFAVRSCDVPEGTGTLQIQEVIYAGSVPSQSLEAGQTSQIMTGAPLPEGADAVIQIEHCEINESEQTVRIKTTPVEPGKNMLYRSSVLEEGATVVKAGAYLRAQEIGALAETGSPQIPVRMRPSVAILATGDELVPPEERPQAGQIRNSNEVMLHSQILQADARPVPLGIARDERDQLREKIREGLKSDFLLLSGGVSAGELDLVPSELDAAGVKQVFHKVNLKPGKPLWFGLLERETGSPCYIFGLPGNPVSSMVCFELFVRSALRQFLGDPHPMPRKLRARLTADFQSRGDRPTYQPARVEWSEGVAFVTPLKSMGSADLHATVAANAVALFSTGNQLYQSGFLIDTFLW